A stretch of the Marivirga tractuosa DSM 4126 genome encodes the following:
- a CDS encoding PQQ-dependent sugar dehydrogenase, whose translation MKNSIFMPAVLFSLLIVISCQADPEKETTATDFEVVTVADGLDNPWGMTWLPDGRMLVTELSGRILVIENDQYSGKEISGVPEVYHNNQGGLLDIQLHPDYENNGWIYFSFAKPGDEGGSTAIMRAKLEGDNLVEKELIYESFPKTRSGVHFGSRIDFKDGYIFFTVGERGEMDNAQSVGNPFGKVHRLHDNGDVPEDNPFVKIPDAEHSIWSYGHRNPQGMQFHPQTGELWAHEHGPKGGDELNIVKKAKNYGWPEISYGIDYDGSIITDETEKEGMMQPVHYWDPSIAPCGMTFVSSEHYPEWKNNILMGSLKFQYLNRVVLDENGKYVKEEKLLEGIGRVRHVAESPEGYIYVAVEGPGKIVKLMPKK comes from the coding sequence ATGAAAAACTCGATTTTTATGCCAGCAGTGCTATTCAGTTTATTAATTGTCATTTCATGCCAAGCTGATCCTGAAAAAGAGACAACTGCTACCGACTTTGAAGTCGTTACCGTTGCGGATGGATTAGATAATCCATGGGGAATGACCTGGTTGCCTGATGGCAGAATGCTAGTAACAGAATTAAGTGGAAGAATTTTAGTAATTGAGAATGACCAGTATTCTGGCAAAGAGATTAGTGGCGTTCCAGAGGTTTATCATAACAACCAAGGTGGATTATTGGATATTCAATTACACCCTGATTATGAAAATAATGGCTGGATCTATTTCAGTTTCGCAAAACCCGGAGATGAAGGCGGTAGCACTGCTATTATGAGAGCCAAATTAGAAGGTGACAATTTAGTTGAAAAAGAACTTATTTATGAATCATTTCCTAAAACCCGTTCTGGTGTCCATTTTGGTTCCCGTATCGATTTCAAAGATGGATATATATTTTTCACTGTAGGTGAAAGGGGTGAAATGGATAATGCACAGTCCGTTGGCAATCCATTTGGTAAAGTACACAGACTGCATGATAACGGAGATGTGCCCGAAGATAATCCTTTTGTGAAAATACCTGATGCAGAGCATAGTATTTGGAGTTACGGACACAGAAACCCTCAAGGTATGCAATTTCATCCACAAACAGGTGAATTGTGGGCCCATGAACACGGCCCTAAAGGTGGGGATGAATTGAATATTGTTAAAAAAGCCAAAAACTATGGCTGGCCAGAAATCAGTTATGGAATTGATTATGATGGAAGCATTATTACAGATGAAACCGAAAAAGAAGGCATGATGCAGCCCGTTCATTACTGGGATCCCTCTATAGCTCCTTGCGGAATGACCTTTGTAAGCAGTGAACACTATCCAGAATGGAAAAACAACATTTTAATGGGCTCCCTTAAATTTCAATATTTGAATAGAGTCGTACTTGATGAAAATGGAAAGTATGTAAAAGAAGAAAAATTATTAGAAGGTATAGGTAGAGTGAGACATGTTGCTGAAAGTCCAGAAGGCTATATATATGTTGCGGTGGAAGGCCCTGGTAAAATTGTAAAACTCATGCCAAAAAAATAA
- a CDS encoding AMP-dependent synthetase/ligase: MEPTRLFDLLSYQKDNNPLKDTFSYKYDGDWKSYSTDDVIDIVDSISRGFLKLGLAKNDKVGIVSSNRPEWNFIDLALQQIGAVSVPMYPTITPKDYKFIFEDSGLKYVFAEDQELYDKVKKASEGLSFIKNIYSFEKLDGVSYWTELKESGGSDETNLQPYRDEVDPEDLVTLIYTSGTTGNPKGVMLTHHNVLSNAKAVNENLDVDGLRKSLSFLPLCHIFERTSVYFYLYRGVAVYYAENLEKIGDNLKEVQPDMFTTVPRLLEKIYDKIVAKGMDLTGVKKSLFFWALNLGHKFDRNKNQGAWYNFQLRLANKLIFSKWREAVGGNIKLIASGGAALQPRLATIFWSAQIPVLEAYGLTETSPGIAFNRYNKEDMLIGTVGPALPGVEIKIAEDGEVLAKGPNIMKGYYNQPEKTDEVIDKDGWFHTGDIGEMVNGKFLKITDRKKEMFKTSGGKYVAPQYIENKLKESTLIEMAMVVGDGQKFPGALIVPNFDALREWCHHKGIAYSSGAEMVKQQNIIDKFQKEIDNANEQFAQWERIKKTVLLPKSWTVENHELTAKLSLKRKIIEANYQKEIESIYED; the protein is encoded by the coding sequence ATGGAACCTACTCGACTGTTTGATTTATTAAGCTACCAAAAAGATAATAACCCTCTTAAAGATACCTTTTCCTATAAGTATGATGGCGACTGGAAAAGTTATAGCACTGATGATGTAATTGATATTGTTGATTCCATTTCTCGAGGATTTCTTAAACTAGGATTAGCAAAAAACGATAAGGTTGGCATTGTTTCTTCCAACAGACCAGAATGGAATTTTATAGATTTGGCTTTACAGCAAATCGGAGCAGTAAGTGTACCCATGTATCCCACCATCACACCAAAAGATTATAAATTCATATTTGAAGATTCTGGTTTAAAATATGTATTTGCTGAAGACCAAGAATTATATGATAAAGTTAAAAAGGCTTCTGAGGGTCTTTCTTTTATCAAAAATATCTACTCATTTGAAAAACTTGATGGAGTATCTTATTGGACTGAGCTTAAAGAAAGTGGGGGAAGTGATGAAACAAATTTACAGCCTTACCGAGATGAAGTTGACCCAGAAGATTTGGTTACTTTAATCTACACTTCAGGAACGACAGGAAATCCTAAAGGAGTGATGTTAACGCATCATAATGTTTTGAGTAATGCAAAGGCAGTTAATGAAAATCTGGATGTGGATGGTTTAAGAAAATCATTGAGCTTTTTACCGCTCTGCCACATCTTTGAAAGAACAAGTGTATATTTCTATTTGTACAGAGGTGTGGCGGTATATTATGCTGAAAACCTTGAAAAAATTGGTGATAATCTGAAAGAGGTACAGCCAGACATGTTTACAACAGTTCCACGGCTTCTAGAAAAAATCTATGATAAGATTGTGGCTAAAGGAATGGACCTAACAGGGGTTAAAAAATCACTATTCTTTTGGGCTTTAAATTTAGGACACAAATTTGATCGAAATAAAAATCAAGGTGCTTGGTATAACTTCCAGTTGAGGTTAGCCAACAAACTTATTTTCAGCAAATGGAGAGAAGCGGTTGGAGGAAATATAAAATTGATTGCCTCGGGTGGAGCCGCACTTCAACCTCGGTTAGCCACTATCTTCTGGTCAGCTCAAATTCCAGTTTTGGAAGCTTACGGTCTTACGGAAACGTCTCCGGGTATTGCATTCAACCGATATAATAAAGAAGATATGCTAATAGGTACTGTTGGACCTGCACTGCCAGGAGTTGAAATTAAAATTGCGGAAGATGGAGAAGTTCTAGCAAAGGGTCCTAATATCATGAAAGGCTATTACAATCAACCTGAAAAAACAGATGAGGTAATTGACAAAGATGGATGGTTTCACACTGGTGACATTGGCGAAATGGTGAACGGAAAATTTCTTAAAATCACAGACCGCAAGAAAGAGATGTTTAAAACATCAGGTGGAAAATATGTTGCTCCACAATATATCGAAAACAAACTGAAAGAATCCACATTGATTGAAATGGCAATGGTGGTAGGTGACGGACAAAAATTCCCTGGAGCTCTAATAGTTCCAAATTTTGATGCTTTAAGGGAATGGTGTCATCATAAGGGCATAGCTTATTCTTCTGGTGCAGAAATGGTGAAGCAGCAAAACATCATCGATAAATTTCAGAAAGAGATTGATAATGCCAATGAGCAATTTGCACAGTGGGAAAGAATCAAAAAAACTGTGCTTTTGCCAAAATCCTGGACAGTTGAAAATCATGAGCTAACCGCAAAATTGAGCTTAAAAAGAAAAATTATTGAGGCCAATTATCAGAAAGAGATTGAGAGTATTTATGAGGATTAA
- the gltB gene encoding glutamate synthase large subunit, whose product MRNNSLYNSAFEHDACGIGTIVNINGNKEFQLIQDALDMLENMEHRGGTGADKQTGDGAGIMLQIDEHYIEWTSKDAGIAIEKNKAVGTGIFFFPKVNQVADECKSVINQHAEELGLKIVGYRTIPVNEKVPGSGAKPVEPLIEQVFIQPENDLTRDELERKLFVLRNYSTHYIGHHVQGNNKAFYVCSLSTNTVIYKGQLRTNQLREYFDDLRDERFKSAFAIIHSRFSTNTFPNWKLAQPFRFIAHNGEINTIRGNVTKMKSKEANFDSKVFSGSELEKLLPVTNPEHSDSANLDGIVEMLVLDGRPLEHVLMMLVPEAWQDNSMMDKDRKAFYKYHASIMEPWDGPAALIFTDGKKVGATLDRNGLRPSRFCITKSGRLIVSSEAGALPVASDDVIQKGRLQPGKMLMADIEQQKVLFDEEIKQGVTANKSYQDWIVAHRVKLRNLPAPEIKTEKISGDILLRKQKAYGYTSEELKVILADMALRATEPIGSMGADTPLAILSKQSQHIANYFKQLFAQVSNPPIDPIRERMVMSLFTRVGESLNILEETPAHAKQVHISQPVLLQSDIAKFMYLKDIGFDYEIIDCVFKADGAPGRLEEGLNAICAKAEDAANNGKVVLILSDKNIDDDHAPIPSLLSTGAVHQHLVKKNLRTKTGLVIEAGDVRETHHFATIIGYGASAINPYLAIKSIEDLHDKNLLGEEITKEEAVANYQTAIGYGLLKILSKMGISTLQSYQSAQIFEALGLHSTVIEKCFTGTISRIEGIDFDGLAREVLVRHLQAFPKNEQVKKGLEVGGVYQWKLRGEKHLFNPETIHLLQHSTKTANFSLYKKYASKINDQVKDTLTLRGLFDFKKRVPISLSEVEPAENIMKRFATGAMSFGSISHEAHSTLAIAMNRIGAKSNSGEGGEDEVRFEVKPNGDWERSAIKQVASGRFGVTSYYLTNADELQIKMAQGAKPGEGGQLPGHKVDEWIGRVRHSTPGVGLISPPPHHDIYSIEDLAQLIFDLKNANRAARINVKLVSQAGVGTVAAGVSKANADVVLISGADGGTGASPLSSIRHAGLPWELGLAEAHQTLVKNNLRSRITVQTDGQMRTGRDLAIATLLGAEEWGISTAALVVEGCIMMRKCHTNTCPVGVATQNPELRKLFTGEPEHVVNFFRFLTEDLREIMAQLGFKTIDEMVGHSEVLKVRNDVPFWKLKDLDLSPILYQENIPEQVGVFKQIEQEHELEEVLDWKLLEVAKESMENKKPVRETFPIRNINRAVGAILSNEISKKYKADGLPEDTIRYKFDGSAGQSFGAFLAQGVTFEIEGESNDYYGKGLSGGKLIIYPPKNSAFDASENIIIGNVAFYGATSGYAYINGMAGERFAVRNSGVRAVVEGVGDHACEYMTGGRVVVLGETGKNFAAGMSGGIAYVLDEKKVFEGNCNKAMVSLESPSEEDTEELKSLISYHAQSTGSQKAKRILENFGEYLPQFIKVIPYDFKRILEAKKAEEKNKNEKIVA is encoded by the coding sequence ATGCGCAACAATTCTCTTTACAATTCGGCTTTTGAACATGATGCCTGCGGAATAGGCACAATCGTTAATATTAATGGAAATAAAGAATTTCAACTGATTCAGGATGCACTGGACATGTTGGAAAACATGGAACATAGAGGGGGAACTGGAGCCGATAAGCAAACTGGTGACGGTGCTGGGATTATGTTACAAATTGACGAACACTATATAGAGTGGACTTCAAAAGATGCCGGCATCGCTATAGAGAAAAATAAAGCTGTTGGAACAGGAATTTTCTTCTTTCCTAAAGTGAATCAGGTGGCAGATGAATGTAAATCTGTTATTAATCAACATGCCGAAGAATTAGGTTTAAAAATAGTAGGATACAGAACCATACCAGTCAATGAAAAAGTACCTGGCTCAGGTGCAAAGCCAGTTGAACCATTAATTGAACAGGTGTTCATTCAGCCCGAAAATGATTTGACAAGAGATGAGCTAGAGCGCAAACTATTCGTCCTGAGAAATTACAGTACGCACTATATTGGACATCACGTCCAAGGAAATAACAAAGCATTTTATGTATGCAGTCTGTCCACCAATACCGTAATCTATAAAGGTCAGTTACGAACTAATCAATTACGTGAATACTTTGATGATTTAAGAGATGAACGTTTTAAATCCGCCTTTGCCATTATCCACTCTCGATTTTCCACTAACACTTTCCCAAATTGGAAGTTGGCACAGCCCTTCAGGTTTATAGCGCATAATGGTGAAATCAATACCATCCGAGGTAATGTGACAAAAATGAAATCAAAAGAAGCCAATTTCGATTCTAAGGTTTTCTCGGGTAGTGAGTTGGAAAAATTGTTACCCGTTACCAACCCGGAACATTCCGATTCTGCCAATTTAGATGGAATAGTAGAAATGTTAGTGTTGGACGGTCGTCCTTTGGAGCATGTATTAATGATGTTAGTGCCAGAAGCTTGGCAGGACAATAGCATGATGGACAAAGACCGAAAAGCTTTTTATAAATACCATGCTTCCATTATGGAACCTTGGGATGGACCAGCTGCTCTCATTTTTACAGATGGTAAAAAAGTAGGGGCTACATTAGATAGAAATGGTCTACGTCCTTCCAGATTCTGCATTACCAAAAGCGGTCGATTGATCGTATCATCCGAAGCGGGTGCCCTACCCGTTGCTTCAGATGATGTGATCCAAAAAGGAAGATTACAGCCAGGAAAAATGCTAATGGCAGATATCGAACAGCAAAAAGTATTGTTCGATGAAGAAATTAAGCAAGGCGTAACAGCTAATAAATCCTATCAAGATTGGATTGTGGCTCACAGAGTCAAATTGAGAAATTTACCTGCACCTGAAATTAAGACAGAGAAAATCTCAGGAGATATTCTATTAAGAAAGCAAAAAGCTTATGGCTATACATCAGAAGAATTGAAAGTGATTTTGGCCGACATGGCACTTCGTGCCACAGAGCCAATCGGCTCCATGGGGGCAGATACTCCTTTAGCAATCTTAAGTAAGCAAAGTCAGCATATAGCCAATTATTTCAAACAGCTTTTTGCCCAAGTAAGTAATCCGCCAATTGATCCTATTCGTGAGCGAATGGTCATGTCCTTGTTTACAAGAGTTGGGGAAAGTTTAAATATTTTGGAAGAAACTCCAGCACACGCTAAACAAGTGCATATTTCTCAACCTGTTTTGCTCCAGTCCGATATTGCTAAGTTTATGTATCTGAAAGACATAGGCTTCGATTATGAAATTATCGATTGTGTTTTCAAGGCAGATGGAGCTCCCGGAAGATTGGAAGAGGGGTTAAATGCGATTTGTGCTAAGGCAGAAGATGCGGCCAATAATGGAAAAGTGGTTTTAATTCTTTCCGATAAAAATATAGATGACGATCACGCACCAATTCCTTCATTATTATCTACTGGTGCGGTGCATCAGCATTTAGTTAAAAAGAATTTAAGAACTAAAACCGGTTTGGTAATTGAAGCTGGAGATGTTAGGGAAACCCATCATTTTGCTACTATTATTGGGTATGGAGCTAGTGCCATCAATCCATATTTGGCTATTAAATCCATAGAAGATTTACATGATAAAAATTTATTGGGTGAAGAAATTACAAAAGAAGAAGCAGTTGCTAATTACCAAACAGCTATTGGCTATGGATTGCTAAAAATCTTATCCAAGATGGGCATCAGTACTTTGCAATCTTATCAAAGTGCTCAAATTTTTGAAGCTTTAGGATTGCACTCTACTGTAATTGAAAAATGCTTTACCGGAACCATTTCCAGAATTGAAGGAATAGATTTTGACGGATTAGCAAGAGAAGTGTTGGTAAGACATTTACAAGCTTTTCCAAAAAATGAGCAAGTCAAAAAAGGCTTGGAAGTGGGCGGTGTTTACCAATGGAAATTAAGAGGAGAAAAGCATCTTTTCAACCCCGAAACTATTCATTTGCTGCAGCATTCAACTAAGACAGCCAATTTCTCTTTGTATAAAAAATATGCCTCCAAAATCAACGATCAGGTAAAAGATACGCTGACGTTGAGAGGGCTTTTCGATTTCAAAAAGCGAGTACCCATTTCATTATCTGAAGTAGAGCCCGCTGAAAATATCATGAAAAGATTTGCCACTGGAGCAATGTCATTTGGCTCAATTTCTCATGAGGCTCATTCTACTTTAGCAATTGCCATGAATAGAATTGGTGCTAAAAGTAATAGTGGAGAAGGAGGAGAAGATGAAGTACGGTTTGAAGTAAAACCCAATGGCGATTGGGAACGCTCTGCGATCAAGCAAGTGGCTTCCGGTAGATTTGGAGTAACCAGTTATTATTTGACCAATGCAGATGAATTGCAAATTAAAATGGCGCAAGGTGCTAAACCGGGTGAAGGTGGTCAATTGCCAGGTCATAAAGTAGATGAATGGATCGGTAGGGTAAGACATTCCACTCCGGGCGTAGGATTAATTTCACCCCCTCCTCATCACGACATCTATTCCATTGAGGATTTGGCACAATTGATTTTCGATCTAAAAAATGCTAATCGTGCAGCTAGAATTAATGTAAAATTGGTTTCCCAAGCTGGAGTAGGTACTGTTGCGGCTGGTGTTTCTAAAGCCAATGCAGATGTAGTTTTAATTTCCGGAGCAGATGGCGGAACTGGGGCGTCTCCTTTAAGTTCTATTCGCCACGCAGGTTTACCATGGGAATTAGGCTTGGCAGAAGCGCATCAAACTTTAGTAAAAAATAATTTACGAAGTCGAATTACAGTGCAAACTGACGGTCAAATGAGGACTGGAAGAGATTTAGCCATTGCAACACTTTTAGGAGCTGAAGAATGGGGAATTTCCACTGCGGCTTTAGTGGTGGAAGGCTGTATCATGATGAGAAAATGTCATACGAATACTTGTCCTGTAGGAGTTGCCACACAAAATCCTGAGTTAAGAAAGTTATTCACTGGTGAACCTGAGCATGTAGTGAACTTCTTCCGCTTCTTAACAGAAGATTTAAGGGAAATCATGGCACAACTCGGATTCAAAACAATAGATGAAATGGTGGGGCATTCAGAAGTGCTAAAAGTTAGAAATGATGTTCCGTTCTGGAAATTGAAAGATTTAGATTTAAGCCCAATCCTCTATCAAGAAAATATTCCTGAGCAAGTAGGAGTCTTCAAACAAATTGAACAAGAGCATGAATTGGAAGAAGTGTTAGACTGGAAGTTATTGGAAGTTGCTAAAGAGTCAATGGAGAATAAAAAACCGGTAAGAGAAACTTTCCCAATTCGGAACATTAATCGAGCAGTAGGAGCTATTTTATCCAATGAAATTAGTAAGAAATACAAAGCAGATGGTCTTCCTGAAGATACCATCCGATACAAATTTGACGGCTCGGCAGGGCAAAGTTTCGGTGCATTTTTAGCACAAGGAGTCACATTTGAAATAGAAGGGGAATCGAATGACTATTATGGAAAGGGACTTTCGGGAGGTAAACTAATCATATATCCACCTAAAAATTCGGCTTTTGATGCATCCGAGAATATTATTATTGGAAATGTAGCTTTTTATGGTGCCACGTCTGGATATGCTTACATAAATGGCATGGCGGGAGAAAGATTTGCCGTGAGAAATTCAGGAGTTAGAGCTGTAGTAGAAGGAGTCGGAGATCATGCCTGTGAATATATGACAGGCGGAAGAGTAGTGGTATTAGGAGAAACCGGCAAAAACTTTGCAGCAGGTATGAGTGGCGGAATAGCCTACGTATTAGACGAAAAGAAAGTATTTGAAGGTAATTGCAACAAAGCAATGGTAAGTCTGGAAAGTCCTTCCGAGGAAGATACAGAAGAATTAAAATCATTAATCAGCTACCATGCGCAATCCACGGGAAGCCAAAAAGCAAAAAGGATACTGGAAAATTTTGGGGAGTATTTACCGCAATTTATCAAAGTAATTCCTTACGACTTCAAACGCATATTGGAAGCCAAAAAAGCTGAAGAAAAGAATAAGAACGAAAAAATTGTAGCATAG
- a CDS encoding FKBP-type peptidyl-prolyl cis-trans isomerase, whose product MKNYSKLSLALFLSLTLVWACNNEKKLETPEGVEYVLIESKDGESLEEGGFAIFSLRLEDSKDSVLLNSEEVGELPIAVQDSVLSTRGPLFSILKTLKIGDSIKTKLTASEVFTQGFKQPVGPNIEKTDRLTVYAKAIQKFDTAGFMEWQKQMQQEAMKRMQKEAEKQKGIDDELIKDFLSENSIEAQKTESGLYYMVTKETSGEKAEAGDTVRVNYVGKLMDGTVFDTSYEDIARETGAYNEQREYAPLEFIVGKGRVIRGWDEGIMLLNEGSEATLYIPSGLGYGPRGSGAVIPPNSPLIFDVELVEVK is encoded by the coding sequence ATGAAGAATTATAGTAAGTTATCATTAGCATTGTTTTTATCCTTAACTTTAGTTTGGGCATGCAATAATGAGAAGAAATTGGAGACACCCGAAGGTGTTGAATATGTCCTTATAGAATCTAAGGATGGAGAAAGTTTAGAAGAAGGAGGTTTTGCTATCTTTTCCCTTCGATTAGAAGATAGTAAAGATTCTGTTTTGCTCAATAGCGAAGAAGTTGGCGAATTGCCTATTGCAGTTCAAGATTCAGTTCTGTCGACAAGAGGGCCTTTGTTTTCAATTCTAAAAACATTAAAAATTGGGGACAGCATCAAGACCAAATTAACTGCTAGCGAAGTATTTACTCAGGGTTTCAAACAACCTGTTGGGCCCAATATAGAAAAGACAGATAGGCTTACCGTTTATGCTAAAGCTATCCAGAAGTTTGATACTGCAGGCTTTATGGAGTGGCAGAAGCAAATGCAACAGGAAGCAATGAAAAGAATGCAAAAAGAAGCTGAGAAGCAAAAAGGAATTGACGATGAGTTAATAAAAGATTTTCTTTCTGAAAATAGTATAGAAGCTCAAAAAACTGAATCTGGCTTATACTATATGGTTACCAAAGAAACTTCTGGTGAAAAAGCTGAAGCAGGAGACACTGTCAGAGTTAATTATGTAGGTAAATTGATGGATGGAACTGTTTTTGATACTTCTTATGAAGATATAGCTAGAGAAACTGGTGCCTATAATGAACAGAGAGAGTATGCTCCGCTCGAATTTATTGTTGGAAAAGGAAGAGTGATAAGAGGTTGGGATGAAGGCATCATGCTTTTAAACGAAGGAAGTGAAGCTACTTTGTATATTCCATCTGGATTAGGCTACGGGCCACGTGGTTCAGGTGCTGTAATTCCGCCAAACTCTCCATTGATTTTTGATGTTGAGCTAGTGGAGGTGAAATAA
- a CDS encoding nucleoside-diphosphate kinase — protein sequence MAGNRTFTMIKPDAVGENNIGAITKMIEEGGFRIVSMKMTKLSEERAGQFYAVHKERPFYKDLVAYMSGGNIVAMILEKDNAVEDFRKLIGATNPADAEEGTIRKIFATSIEANAVHGSDSDENAQIEGGFFFADIEKF from the coding sequence ATGGCTGGAAACAGAACATTTACGATGATTAAGCCCGATGCTGTGGGCGAAAATAACATAGGCGCAATTACTAAAATGATTGAGGAAGGTGGATTCCGAATTGTTTCTATGAAAATGACGAAATTAAGCGAAGAAAGAGCTGGTCAGTTTTATGCTGTACATAAAGAACGTCCTTTCTATAAAGATTTAGTAGCATATATGTCTGGTGGCAATATTGTGGCTATGATTTTGGAAAAGGATAATGCTGTTGAAGATTTTAGAAAATTAATAGGCGCTACAAATCCTGCAGACGCTGAAGAGGGAACGATCAGAAAGATATTTGCTACATCTATTGAAGCAAATGCTGTTCATGGTTCTGATTCCGATGAAAATGCACAAATCGAAGGAGGTTTCTTCTTTGCTGATATTGAAAAATTCTAG
- a CDS encoding DHH family phosphoesterase: MQDILKLKEVLDTPQNIVITTHQKPDADALGSSLGIYNYLIKTGHNVTVITPTDYPKFLHWMKGNENVIVFNEKGNEERSKKLVEEADLIFCLDFSNLKRINELGEAVAASKAHKVLIDHHRDPEDFAEYVYHDVDSASTAQLIFKLIKLFGDKEQVDSDTADCLYAGIMTDTGSFKHPNTTQEVHEIVAELISLGANNSEVSRLIYDTNSLDRLKFLGFALSERLKVFEKEHAAYFAISMKDLERFNSKNGDTEGLVNYALSVDGITMAALFTETEDGTKLSLRSIGDFEVNSLAGEYFKGGGHKNAAGGKVEKSLEETVNLFERIIKEYATQLQNREKIEVYEEL, translated from the coding sequence ATGCAGGACATATTAAAACTTAAAGAGGTATTAGATACACCTCAAAATATTGTAATAACAACCCATCAAAAGCCAGATGCTGATGCGCTGGGGAGTAGTTTGGGAATTTACAATTATCTAATAAAAACTGGGCATAACGTCACTGTGATTACGCCTACGGATTACCCAAAATTTCTTCATTGGATGAAAGGTAATGAGAATGTAATTGTCTTTAATGAGAAAGGCAATGAGGAGAGGTCGAAGAAATTGGTGGAGGAAGCTGATCTTATCTTTTGCTTGGATTTTTCAAATCTTAAAAGGATAAATGAACTTGGAGAGGCAGTAGCGGCTTCCAAAGCTCATAAGGTTTTGATTGATCATCACCGTGATCCAGAGGATTTTGCGGAGTACGTTTACCATGATGTTGATTCTGCTTCCACAGCTCAATTAATATTTAAGCTAATCAAGCTTTTTGGAGATAAGGAACAAGTGGACAGTGATACAGCAGATTGTTTATATGCTGGAATCATGACGGATACCGGTTCATTTAAACATCCGAATACCACACAGGAGGTTCACGAAATAGTAGCTGAGTTAATCAGTTTAGGAGCAAATAATTCAGAAGTTTCAAGGTTAATATACGACACAAACTCTTTAGATCGTTTGAAATTCTTAGGCTTTGCTTTGAGTGAAAGACTTAAGGTTTTTGAAAAGGAACATGCTGCTTACTTTGCTATTTCAATGAAAGATCTTGAGAGGTTTAATTCCAAAAACGGTGATACGGAAGGTTTAGTGAATTACGCTTTGTCCGTTGATGGTATTACAATGGCTGCCCTTTTCACAGAAACTGAAGATGGCACAAAATTATCTTTGAGGTCAATTGGCGATTTTGAAGTGAATTCGCTAGCAGGTGAATATTTCAAAGGAGGTGGTCATAAGAATGCCGCAGGAGGAAAAGTTGAAAAAAGCTTAGAAGAGACAGTCAATTTATTTGAAAGAATTATTAAAGAATACGCAACACAATTACAGAATAGAGAAAAAATAGAAGTTTATGAAGAATTATAG
- a CDS encoding FKBP-type peptidyl-prolyl cis-trans isomerase, with amino-acid sequence MLRYIFQFALYSLVFTLMSCSDELDCNSSPDFEVDQSQLDIEIAEIESYLENNGIDYETDPSGIRYSVVESGTGAGPNFCSTVFVDYTATIIGDTRVFASGIDSQFPLRNSSVVPGFKLAVTNMNRNADYRVYVPASLLFVKGVSQTLPANLPVEENVEFRIRLVRY; translated from the coding sequence ATGCTGAGATATATATTTCAATTTGCATTATACTCTTTAGTTTTCACTTTGATGTCTTGTTCTGATGAACTTGATTGTAATAGTAGTCCAGATTTTGAAGTTGACCAGTCGCAATTAGATATTGAAATTGCCGAAATTGAAAGCTATCTTGAAAATAACGGGATAGATTATGAAACTGATCCTTCTGGAATAAGGTATTCTGTGGTAGAATCAGGAACTGGTGCGGGCCCCAATTTTTGTTCAACAGTATTTGTAGATTATACAGCAACTATAATAGGCGATACACGGGTTTTTGCTTCGGGAATAGATAGTCAATTTCCGCTAAGAAACAGTAGTGTTGTGCCAGGATTTAAACTGGCAGTTACCAATATGAATAGAAATGCTGATTATAGAGTCTATGTACCAGCATCTCTCCTATTTGTCAAAGGTGTTAGTCAAACATTACCGGCAAATTTACCCGTAGAGGAAAATGTTGAGTTTAGAATAAGATTAGTAAGGTATTAA
- a CDS encoding FKBP-type peptidyl-prolyl cis-trans isomerase, with protein MILLVIGVVSTLITSCDEDCENLRGECPDEQLAEDIRLIEEYLDQNNLSAEKLPAYDLYYIIEEQGTGESPVNQQEVEVNYVGRFLNDKVFDSSDTQNEPFSFVVGLGQVILGWDLGIKLINEGGKITLFLPSYLAYGPNRRGTIPPNSVLIFEVELVNILD; from the coding sequence ATGATTTTATTAGTAATTGGGGTGGTTTCCACCTTGATTACTTCTTGCGATGAAGATTGCGAAAACCTACGAGGCGAATGTCCTGATGAGCAATTAGCGGAAGATATTAGGCTCATTGAGGAGTACCTTGATCAAAATAATTTATCTGCTGAAAAGCTACCAGCTTACGACCTATATTATATTATAGAAGAGCAAGGTACAGGTGAAAGTCCTGTGAACCAACAAGAAGTAGAGGTTAATTATGTTGGTAGATTTCTCAATGATAAGGTATTCGATTCTTCTGATACGCAGAATGAACCTTTCAGCTTTGTAGTAGGCTTAGGGCAAGTTATTTTAGGCTGGGATTTAGGCATTAAATTAATTAATGAAGGAGGAAAAATCACCTTGTTTTTGCCATCTTATTTAGCTTATGGTCCGAACAGAAGAGGAACAATTCCACCTAATTCTGTATTAATTTTTGAAGTGGAATTGGTTAATATTTTAGATTAA